A single Tenacibaculum sp. 190524A02b DNA region contains:
- a CDS encoding AraC family transcriptional regulator: MQLLVDLFNIFLIVSAIHGFIFSAIMRKSKNGKTSSVLYLTLMTLAISFNNLQSWLLTKKEVFNFSFLDYIQIPWHFLIAPFFFMFVVHYLGVEKRFFNLLKVILPIFFCSIIIQGIYLWYAKETYATEHYSYLYEQYTSIEEAFSFIISFAIYLYSFHIIRNNKDWFHDLLSYDNLKWLRNFLIFAAFIYVLWGFALIIEFYLHFKNFIIFYYPLRVATTVLIYWLGYQTLIFLRQIEERKSIRELSLPETNINTDAHKKFLKIEKYISKNRRFLDNQLSLEILANELQMSSSQLSRIINEETGNNFSFLMNSYRVEFSKQLLTNTTYESYTITSIALEAGFNSKSTFYNVFKKHTGFTPTQFKNNTN; this comes from the coding sequence TTGCAGTTACTAGTAGATTTATTTAATATATTTTTAATAGTTAGTGCTATTCATGGCTTTATTTTTAGTGCTATAATGCGTAAATCTAAAAATGGTAAAACTTCTAGTGTTCTATACTTAACACTAATGACTTTAGCCATTTCTTTTAATAATTTACAATCTTGGCTTCTGACTAAGAAAGAGGTTTTTAATTTTTCTTTTTTAGATTATATTCAGATTCCTTGGCACTTTTTAATAGCTCCTTTCTTCTTTATGTTTGTGGTACATTATTTAGGTGTTGAAAAACGATTTTTTAATCTTTTAAAAGTTATTCTTCCCATCTTTTTTTGTAGCATTATTATTCAAGGAATTTATTTATGGTATGCTAAAGAAACCTATGCTACAGAACATTACTCTTACTTATACGAACAATATACCTCTATAGAGGAAGCTTTTAGCTTTATTATTTCTTTTGCTATTTATTTGTATTCTTTTCATATTATAAGAAATAATAAAGACTGGTTTCATGATTTACTTAGCTATGATAATTTAAAATGGCTTAGAAATTTTTTAATATTTGCTGCCTTTATTTATGTTTTATGGGGCTTTGCTTTAATTATAGAGTTTTACTTACACTTTAAAAATTTTATTATTTTTTACTACCCTCTTAGAGTTGCCACAACTGTTTTAATTTATTGGCTAGGCTATCAAACATTAATTTTTTTAAGACAGATAGAAGAGCGAAAGTCTATAAGAGAACTTTCATTACCAGAAACAAACATTAATACCGATGCACATAAAAAGTTCTTAAAAATTGAAAAATACATTTCAAAAAACCGTAGGTTTTTAGACAACCAATTAAGTTTAGAAATACTGGCTAATGAATTACAAATGAGTAGCAGTCAACTATCTAGAATTATTAATGAAGAAACTGGAAATAATTTTAGTTTTTTAATGAATAGCTATCGTGTTGAATTTAGCAAACAATTGTTAACAAATACTACTTATGAGAGTTACACTATTACCTCTATTGCATTAGAAGCAGGGTTTAACTCTAAATCTACTTTTTACAATGTTTTTAAAAAGCATACAGGGTTTACCCCTACACAATTTAAAAACAATACCAATTAA
- a CDS encoding DUF6252 family protein: MKIATLKIAVFLLAISFTNCYKDEAPLPPLQQLPPMTQVGANTVGCLVNGEAFLPKGSNPTGSPIVTCFYQFLDGNYEFGLGFNNNEKKPLVRRVSIQTNKLKFTEGQTYDLKAETSEDSAYAYFILGGNQYGYGTTNTFTGELTITKLDPTKAIISGTFWFDAKRANTDEVIKIRDGRFDMQYSQ; the protein is encoded by the coding sequence ATGAAAATAGCAACCTTAAAAATAGCCGTCTTTTTACTGGCTATCAGTTTTACCAACTGTTATAAAGACGAAGCACCACTACCACCACTACAACAACTCCCACCTATGACGCAAGTAGGCGCTAATACTGTAGGTTGTTTGGTGAATGGAGAAGCTTTTTTACCTAAAGGGAGTAATCCGACTGGCTCTCCAATTGTTACTTGTTTTTATCAATTTTTAGATGGAAATTATGAATTTGGATTAGGGTTTAATAATAATGAAAAAAAACCTTTAGTTAGAAGAGTTAGTATACAAACCAATAAGTTAAAATTTACAGAAGGACAAACTTATGATTTAAAAGCCGAAACTTCGGAGGATTCTGCTTATGCTTATTTTATTTTAGGAGGTAATCAATACGGTTATGGAACTACTAATACTTTTACAGGTGAATTGACCATTACCAAACTAGATCCTACCAAAGCAATTATCTCTGGTACTTTTTGGTTTGATGCCAAAAGAGCTAACACTGATGAAGTGATAAAAATACGTGATGGTCGTTTCGATATGCAATATTCTCAATAA
- a CDS encoding DUF6252 family protein, with protein sequence MKIATLKIAFFLLAISFTNCSKDEAPLPPLQQLPPMTQVGANTVGCLVNGEVFLPHQKNPFGVPSTTCFYQFLDGNYEFGLRFFNDEQDILRQVTIGGNKLKLLEGKTYIIKAEEPKKSTYAYYTLGGMQGYRTTKKITGELTITKLDPTKGIISGIFWFDAIRLSDHEIVKVRNGRFDMQYSQ encoded by the coding sequence ATGAAAATAGCAACCTTAAAAATAGCCTTCTTTTTACTGGCTATCAGTTTTACCAACTGTTCTAAAGACGAAGCACCACTCCCCCCATTACAACAACTCCCACCTATGACACAAGTAGGCGCTAATACTGTAGGTTGTTTGGTGAACGGAGAAGTGTTTTTACCTCATCAAAAAAATCCTTTTGGTGTTCCTTCTACCACTTGTTTTTATCAATTTTTGGATGGTAACTATGAGTTTGGACTACGCTTTTTCAATGATGAACAAGATATACTAAGACAAGTTACTATCGGTGGAAATAAATTAAAACTTTTAGAAGGTAAAACCTATATAATAAAAGCTGAAGAACCAAAAAAATCAACCTATGCATATTATACATTAGGCGGTATGCAAGGATATCGAACAACAAAAAAAATCACAGGTGAACTGACCATTACCAAACTAGACCCTACCAAAGGTATTATTTCAGGAATTTTCTGGTTTGATGCCATAAGATTAAGTGATCATGAAATTGTTAAAGTACGAAATGGACGCTTTGATATGCAATACTCGCAATAA
- a CDS encoding lipopolysaccharide biosynthesis protein codes for MKKLVSFFKKDFVKNVLTLITGSGISQVIIYGSTLILTRLFSEEAFGVLMLFSSSLILLKPIASLQYELAILLPKRNKDAINLFAFSILLSFLICTAIFLVLFFFKNNISTFFGLEQLSFYIYFLPIAVFLFSSISIIEYWHNRSNLFKNISKGVIAKSISMSTIQITTGFSNLHAIGLIPGVIVGLVFQLLFLIKKSVIPIKETVKHISFRRMFFLAKKYKDIPIFSTVISFTNQLSNELPVYLISNYFGLGNAGIYGLAVKISKAPIGIIQNSISQVFFNKASKQYNNNQDLNLTVKKTYKNLLLIGAFLFTSLFILSFFFDFILGENWTKAGTYVRILIPWLFIAFLNAPLSSLILILNKQKTILVYDILLLTSRFLAFYIGYTQYKSIIISLALYSSVGILFNLFILFYFLKISTLKKDTYS; via the coding sequence TTGAAAAAACTAGTATCCTTTTTTAAGAAAGACTTTGTTAAAAATGTTTTAACATTAATTACAGGCTCAGGAATTAGTCAAGTCATTATTTATGGAAGTACGCTTATATTAACCAGACTTTTTTCGGAAGAAGCTTTTGGTGTACTTATGCTCTTTTCATCTTCATTAATTTTGTTAAAACCCATAGCTTCTTTACAGTATGAATTAGCTATTTTACTCCCCAAAAGGAATAAAGATGCTATTAACTTATTTGCTTTTTCAATACTACTTTCTTTTCTAATCTGTACTGCTATATTTCTAGTTCTTTTTTTCTTTAAAAATAATATAAGTACTTTTTTCGGACTTGAACAACTATCCTTTTATATCTATTTTTTACCGATTGCTGTTTTTTTATTCTCTTCAATTTCAATAATCGAATACTGGCATAATAGAAGTAATTTATTTAAAAACATATCTAAAGGTGTTATTGCAAAATCTATTAGTATGAGTACTATACAAATCACTACTGGTTTTAGTAATTTACATGCTATTGGTTTAATCCCTGGAGTAATAGTAGGTCTTGTTTTTCAGCTTCTATTTCTAATAAAAAAATCTGTAATTCCTATTAAAGAAACTGTAAAACATATTTCTTTTAGAAGGATGTTTTTTCTTGCTAAGAAATATAAAGACATCCCTATTTTTAGCACCGTTATAAGTTTTACAAATCAATTATCTAATGAACTTCCTGTTTATCTTATTTCCAATTATTTTGGACTAGGAAATGCTGGAATATATGGTTTAGCTGTTAAAATAAGTAAAGCTCCTATAGGAATTATACAAAATTCTATTAGTCAAGTTTTCTTTAACAAGGCTAGTAAACAATACAATAATAATCAAGATTTAAACTTAACCGTAAAAAAAACCTATAAAAATTTACTCCTTATTGGAGCTTTTCTATTTACCTCTCTTTTTATCCTTTCTTTTTTCTTTGATTTTATTTTAGGAGAAAACTGGACAAAAGCAGGAACTTATGTACGTATTTTAATTCCATGGTTATTTATTGCCTTTTTAAATGCGCCTTTAAGTTCTTTAATCCTTATTCTTAACAAACAAAAAACAATTCTTGTTTATGATATTCTACTACTTACTTCTAGATTTTTAGCTTTTTACATAGGATACACTCAATATAAAAGTATTATAATATCATTAGCCTTATACTCCTCTGTAGGCATTTTATTTAATTTATTTATCCTGTTTTACTTTTTAAAAATATCAACTCTTAAAAAAGATACGTATTCATAA
- a CDS encoding DUF6252 family protein, which yields MKIATLKIAFFLLAISFTNCSKEEDPVAPLQQLPPMTQVGANTVGCLVNGEVFLPHQKNPTGVSSTICFYQFVNNKWNFSLGFSNDKQTKLRAVNIATKNHVLEQGKTYELISGNGNSLFGNYTIYNGGISNIDKYVTNGNSIKGELTIKYLNKQKNIISGTFWFNAVNTNDEKIEIRDGRFDMQYSQ from the coding sequence ATGAAAATAGCAACTTTAAAAATAGCCTTCTTTTTACTGGCTATCAGTTTTACCAACTGTTCTAAAGAAGAAGATCCTGTAGCGCCACTACAACAACTCCCACCTATGACGCAAGTAGGCGCTAATACTGTAGGTTGCTTGGTGAATGGGGAAGTATTTTTGCCTCATCAAAAAAATCCTACGGGAGTATCTTCAACTATTTGTTTTTATCAATTTGTAAATAATAAATGGAATTTTAGTTTGGGTTTTTCCAATGATAAACAAACTAAATTAAGAGCCGTAAATATCGCGACAAAAAACCATGTCCTTGAACAAGGAAAAACTTATGAACTTATTTCGGGTAATGGAAATAGTCTATTTGGAAATTATACAATATATAACGGAGGAATCTCCAATATTGACAAATATGTTACTAATGGAAATTCCATTAAAGGGGAATTAACTATAAAGTACCTTAACAAACAAAAGAATATTATTTCTGGAACTTTTTGGTTCAATGCTGTAAACACTAATGACGAAAAAATAGAAATAAGAGACGGTCGTTTCGATATGCAATACTCGCAATAA
- a CDS encoding DUF6252 family protein, protein MKIATLKIAFFLLAISFTNCSKDEASLPSLQQLPPMTQVGANTVGCLVNGEVLLPKGSNPVRNPITTCFYQFVNNQWNFSLGFSNNEKENLRGINLASKNIILKEGITYNLVLDNNNSAFATYFNFGTPDFITTSEVKGKLTIDKLDTGKSIISGTFWFNAINANGEKIEIRNGRFDMQYSQ, encoded by the coding sequence ATGAAAATAGCAACTTTAAAAATAGCCTTCTTTTTACTGGCTATCAGTTTTACCAACTGTTCTAAAGACGAAGCATCACTACCATCACTACAACAACTCCCACCTATGACACAAGTAGGCGCTAATACTGTAGGCTGTTTGGTGAACGGGGAAGTATTATTACCAAAAGGAAGTAATCCTGTAAGAAATCCTATAACAACCTGCTTTTATCAGTTTGTAAATAATCAATGGAATTTTAGTTTAGGTTTTTCTAATAATGAAAAAGAAAATTTAAGAGGAATAAATTTAGCTTCTAAAAACATTATTTTAAAAGAAGGGATAACCTATAACTTAGTATTAGATAATAATAATAGTGCCTTTGCTACTTATTTTAATTTTGGAACCCCTGACTTTATTACCACAAGTGAAGTTAAAGGTAAGTTAACAATTGATAAATTAGATACTGGAAAATCCATTATTTCAGGTACATTTTGGTTCAATGCTATTAATGCCAATGGGGAAAAAATAGAAATACGAAATGGACGATTTGATATGCAATACTCACAATAA
- a CDS encoding DapH/DapD/GlmU-related protein, whose amino-acid sequence MIKYIDFLLFGWIVNLFYPQYYRPKYGYQRYYILVFHYLIPQKLFRLNPKVKWPVHFTSKVIAPKNITKGILCDPGDNLNNYIQANNGIILGSNIEFGPGVSIISANHDVSNLRNHVKGKPITIGNNVWIGANVTVLPEITIGDNVIIGANSLVNKDIPSNAIAVGNPCKVIKTKSPYKEDLSKIKFNRKIPNKYISFLKP is encoded by the coding sequence ATGATTAAATACATCGATTTTTTACTATTTGGTTGGATTGTTAACTTATTTTATCCGCAGTACTATCGCCCTAAATATGGTTATCAACGCTATTATATTTTAGTTTTTCATTATTTAATTCCTCAAAAGCTTTTCCGATTAAACCCTAAAGTTAAATGGCCTGTTCATTTTACGTCAAAAGTTATTGCTCCTAAAAACATAACAAAAGGTATTTTGTGTGATCCTGGTGATAATTTAAACAATTACATTCAAGCTAACAATGGTATTATTCTAGGATCAAATATTGAATTTGGCCCAGGCGTAAGTATTATTTCAGCCAATCATGATGTTTCCAACTTAAGGAATCATGTTAAAGGAAAACCAATAACAATTGGAAATAATGTATGGATTGGAGCTAATGTTACCGTACTTCCTGAAATTACAATAGGTGACAATGTTATTATTGGCGCAAATTCTCTAGTTAATAAAGATATTCCCTCCAACGCTATTGCTGTGGGTAACCCTTGTAAGGTTATAAAAACAAAATCTCCATATAAAGAAGATTTGTCAAAAATTAAGTTCAATCGAAAAATACCTAATAAGTATATAAGCTTCTTAAAACCCTAA
- a CDS encoding YjjG family noncanonical pyrimidine nucleotidase, whose protein sequence is MTNIKHLFFDLDHTLWDFEKNSELTFKQIFQEQNLSLDFKKFIKVYSPINLNYWRLYRDDKISKETLRYKRLKETFDALEYVISDKLIEKISEDYINYLPNFNNLLHGTVEMLEYLKKEYQLHIITNGFEEVQRLKMEKSGIANYFNIVVTSESVGVKKPNPRVFEYALTEAKAQPEESIMIGDSYEADIMGALNMGMLAIHLTEEKSSNGIATISSLTELKQYL, encoded by the coding sequence ATGACAAATATTAAACATTTATTTTTTGATTTAGATCATACGCTATGGGACTTTGAAAAAAACTCTGAACTAACCTTCAAGCAAATATTTCAAGAACAAAATCTTTCCTTAGACTTTAAAAAGTTTATTAAGGTGTATTCACCAATTAACTTGAATTATTGGAGATTATACAGAGATGATAAAATATCTAAAGAAACATTGCGCTATAAAAGATTAAAAGAAACTTTCGATGCATTGGAGTATGTAATCTCAGATAAATTAATTGAAAAAATTTCTGAAGATTATATAAATTATTTGCCTAATTTTAATAACTTGTTACATGGAACGGTGGAGATGTTAGAATATTTAAAGAAAGAATATCAATTGCATATAATTACTAATGGATTTGAAGAAGTACAACGCTTGAAAATGGAAAAATCAGGCATTGCTAACTATTTTAACATTGTAGTCACCTCTGAAAGTGTAGGAGTCAAAAAGCCTAACCCACGGGTTTTTGAGTATGCTTTAACAGAAGCAAAAGCACAACCAGAAGAATCTATTATGATTGGTGATAGTTATGAAGCAGACATAATGGGAGCTTTAAATATGGGGATGTTAGCTATTCATCTTACAGAAGAAAAGAGTAGTAATGGTATAGCAACTATAAGCTCATTAACAGAACTAAAGCAATATTTATAG
- a CDS encoding asparagine synthase C-terminal domain-containing protein: MHIHLKNNKGFQWFSKNNIFFKGYFFDEHDNFYEKEKAYEYLKQITSESVFKTVLNKINGVFSFIITTENTSFITSDVTRAFPLFYSRKDNSIFLSDDIDFIKKELNLTTFDTISEYELLASLHTYGKKTLLKNIFQVQASEYLIVKKEEITKRDFFYTYTSENNIKDIESNLIKNAINNIERSFNRLIISLKNSPVAVPLSGGFDSRLIAVMLKKYNYKNVICYTYGNKKSDEIKNSKKTAEKLGFKWYFIEYNDKITSNFLSSKNFKEYAHYAGKYSSMPNLQEYFAVQFLKNKKLIPDNTVFIPGYAGDLLGGSQFVKVIPKSLKTNEIFDTYACKKLVSHLFKNQYKEQFKNSLKETVQLSYNLQSKLAYSIFEDIDIKEKIAKYIFNSASFYTFYNYEHRFPFWDRALLDFFKDLHIDYKIGKHFFDKILIDYYFKPFKVYFGKELQPTTQMHNKQKIKNKIKKLAPSFVKQKVLLKNDWNNYYPIISQMISQMKKNNIKFIPAKESYNEIIVQWYLNFAKEKFEND; the protein is encoded by the coding sequence ATGCACATTCATTTAAAAAACAACAAAGGATTTCAATGGTTTTCTAAAAATAATATCTTTTTTAAAGGGTATTTTTTTGATGAACATGATAATTTTTATGAAAAAGAAAAGGCTTATGAGTATTTAAAACAAATAACTTCCGAAAGTGTTTTTAAAACCGTATTAAATAAGATTAACGGTGTTTTTTCTTTTATTATAACAACAGAAAATACCTCCTTTATTACTTCAGATGTAACTAGAGCTTTTCCTTTATTCTATAGTAGAAAGGACAACTCAATATTCTTGTCTGATGATATTGATTTTATAAAAAAAGAACTGAACTTAACTACTTTTGATACTATTTCTGAGTACGAACTCCTTGCCTCATTACATACCTATGGAAAAAAAACATTACTCAAAAATATTTTTCAAGTTCAAGCAAGTGAATATCTTATTGTAAAAAAAGAAGAAATTACAAAACGAGATTTCTTCTATACATATACTTCTGAAAACAATATTAAAGATATAGAATCCAACCTTATAAAAAATGCGATTAACAATATAGAGCGTTCTTTTAACAGATTAATTATTTCATTGAAGAATAGCCCAGTTGCAGTGCCTTTAAGTGGTGGTTTTGACTCTAGGTTAATTGCTGTTATGTTAAAAAAATATAATTATAAAAATGTTATTTGTTACACTTACGGAAATAAGAAGAGTGATGAAATTAAAAATTCAAAAAAAACAGCTGAAAAACTTGGTTTTAAATGGTATTTTATTGAGTATAATGACAAGATAACTTCAAACTTTTTATCATCAAAAAACTTTAAGGAATACGCACATTATGCAGGTAAATATTCATCAATGCCAAACTTACAAGAATATTTTGCTGTACAATTCTTAAAAAACAAAAAACTTATTCCAGATAATACTGTTTTTATCCCAGGATATGCTGGCGATTTACTTGGAGGAAGTCAGTTTGTTAAGGTCATTCCTAAGTCTTTGAAAACAAACGAAATTTTTGACACATACGCATGTAAAAAATTAGTTAGTCATTTATTTAAAAATCAATATAAAGAGCAGTTTAAAAACTCTTTAAAAGAAACTGTTCAACTTAGTTATAACCTTCAAAGTAAACTAGCTTATTCTATATTTGAAGATATCGATATTAAAGAAAAAATTGCTAAATATATTTTTAATTCGGCTTCCTTTTATACGTTCTATAACTATGAGCATAGATTTCCTTTTTGGGACAGAGCGCTATTAGATTTCTTTAAAGACCTTCATATAGATTATAAAATAGGAAAACATTTTTTTGATAAAATTCTAATCGATTATTATTTTAAACCTTTTAAGGTTTATTTTGGAAAAGAGTTGCAACCTACTACCCAAATGCATAATAAGCAAAAGATAAAAAATAAAATTAAAAAGCTTGCTCCTAGCTTTGTAAAACAAAAAGTGCTCTTAAAAAATGACTGGAATAATTATTACCCTATTATTTCTCAGATGATTTCTCAAATGAAAAAAAATAATATCAAATTTATTCCTGCAAAAGAGAGTTATAATGAAATAATTGTGCAATGGTATCTTAACTTTGCCAAAGAAAAATTTGAAAATGATTAA